Proteins from one Rhizobium sp. BT04 genomic window:
- a CDS encoding carbohydrate ABC transporter permease, protein MPFRTRSAYAFLAPYLLVFATFWVWPIINSFLISFQNTRINPWKFSFQANWGRLFYDPAFYNALYNTLIILLIQVPVMIALATVMAVMLNSPLLKARPLFRFAFFAPVVVGEVAYAAVFRLMFSLDFGIINKLISAVGLSPVSWFDNANAAMALIILAVTWRWAGYNAIIILAGLQSIPDDVYEAATLDRVSKIQQFFHITLPLLKPIILFCVVLSVIGTMQLFTEPFLITNRGGPGGGTETLGLLLYRQGFTSLNFGYASAIAYTMAALAVAISLLNLWVGRDPK, encoded by the coding sequence ATGCCGTTCAGAACTCGGAGCGCCTATGCGTTCCTCGCTCCCTATCTGCTGGTCTTTGCCACCTTCTGGGTCTGGCCGATCATCAATTCGTTCCTGATTTCGTTTCAGAACACCCGAATCAATCCGTGGAAATTCAGTTTTCAGGCCAATTGGGGCCGGCTCTTCTACGACCCGGCTTTCTACAATGCTCTTTACAACACCCTGATCATCCTGCTGATTCAGGTGCCGGTGATGATCGCGCTTGCGACGGTCATGGCCGTAATGCTCAATTCGCCGCTGCTAAAAGCGCGGCCGCTCTTCCGCTTCGCCTTCTTTGCGCCTGTTGTCGTCGGCGAGGTCGCCTATGCTGCCGTCTTCCGGCTGATGTTCAGCCTCGATTTCGGCATCATCAACAAGCTGATCTCGGCCGTCGGTCTCAGCCCGGTCTCCTGGTTCGACAACGCGAATGCCGCCATGGCGCTGATCATCCTCGCCGTCACATGGCGCTGGGCCGGCTACAACGCCATCATCATCCTCGCCGGCCTGCAGTCGATTCCCGACGATGTCTATGAGGCTGCGACGCTCGATCGGGTGAGCAAGATCCAGCAATTCTTTCACATCACCCTGCCGCTGCTGAAACCGATCATCCTCTTCTGCGTGGTGCTCTCGGTGATCGGCACCATGCAGCTGTTCACCGAGCCCTTCCTGATCACCAATCGTGGCGGTCCCGGTGGCGGCACCGAGACGCTCGGCCTGCTGCTTTATCGCCAGGGCTTCACCTCACTGAACTTCGGCTATGCCTCGGCGATCGCCTATACGATGGCTGCCCTTGCCGTGGCGATCTCGCTTCTCAATCTCTGGGTCGGGAGGGATCCGAAATGA